One part of the [Pantoea] beijingensis genome encodes these proteins:
- a CDS encoding YgdI/YgdR family lipoprotein, with the protein MKKTILAASTIAIGLLLAGCANDHVMHTNDGRTIVVEGKPQVDKDTGMITYTDASGKEQQINQSDIKDMSQVGN; encoded by the coding sequence AATATTGGCTGCATCAACCATTGCTATCGGCTTGTTACTGGCGGGCTGTGCTAACGACCATGTAATGCACACGAATGATGGACGCACCATCGTAGTGGAAGGCAAACCGCAGGTGGACAAAGATACCGGTATGATCACTTACACGGATGCTTCGGGCAAAGAGCAGCAGATAAACCAATCTGACATTAAAGATATGTCACAGGTCGGGAATTAA